The DNA sequence ATGCCTTCACGCCCAGTCTTGCGGGTGTACTTCCACAGGTACTCGCCGATCATGGTTTGAGTAATCGCCTGGATCATGCGCTTATCTGTGGCACCGGTAGGTATTTCATTTGCGGCAAACGATGGGCCGCCCGGTATATTGAAGCGTTGATCCAGCTCAGAGGTGAATGAAGACAATGATGATCGGTGGCTGAGTGGTGAAGATGCTCCACTTCGATGTGACTGTCGACGCACCCGGGGCGTGGTTCCGCCAGTCTTGGGTGTGGGGGTGAGGGTGTTGCTGCTTGTCTTGATAGTAGGCGTGTGCGGTCGTTTCTTATAGGCCGACGCCGGCTTTGAGGGTGGTCCCATTGTTCCTAGACTCCCCGGAGACATGGGCCTAAGAGATGCTGCAGCAATAGCTTCCCTGTGGTCTGAAggcagcggaggcggcgtTGCAGTGCGAGAACGCATACTTCCAGAGCTACCAGGACGTCTCAGGTTCCGATTTGACTCATTTGCCTCTCTCCGAGTGGGTGACTCGGGGGTTGACAGAGCCCTCTCAACTGCAGCTGTGTTGATGAGACTACTCCATCGCTGGCTACGGGCAAGCAGCAGTTTGTCGATTTGCTCAGCAGACACCATGGTCTGGGTGCCACCGTCGGCCATTGGTGCCCGGGGTCTCTTAAGTACGGCATTGGTACTCAAAGCCCCTAGAGGGACGCGAGCATCTCTGCTTTCAGTGGGGGAAGTATATGTCTCGGAAGAGGTACCCCTGTTCGAAGGCTGTACAGTATTCAAATAGCTGAGCTTAGGCATAGTCGAATCCTGATTCTCCGTTGCTTCCGTCTGAGAAGCAGTAGTTGTCGAGGACGTTACAACCGCTCGTTGGGCAGTTACAGGTCTTGACGGCGATAATGGCTCAGTGCCTTGAGTAGCGAGAGAAGATAATGACATGGCAGGAATCTCAACACGGTTTGCCGTGGACGGACGAGGTGCTGGAGACGGAAGGAACGCTGGTAGCGTTGGAGACTCAGGTTGGTTATCATGAACAGTCCGCACATCAGAGAACTGGTGGACAGAGCCTGAAGCATCCACGGGCTCCGTCTGCAAAGCGCTGATGGCCGATACTTGCGGCGTCTGCTGTATCGGCTGCACAGGCTCAGTGCCTTGGGCGGTTACACTTGAAAAGCTCGCGAGAGCCGATGCTTTTGGTGCAATCGGCTCAGTTGTCTGTGATGAAAACACAGAGAATGAGGGAGGTGCAGGTCTTGAGGGCTCTACAGGGCTGGATCCCTGGAAGAACACTGGGGATAATTGTCTTGGGGCTGCTTTAGGCACCTCGACAGGGTCGGTAGACCAAGAAGAGAAGCCGGACATCTGCAGAACTGGCAGCTGTGGCATCAAAGGTTCCGTAGCATGTGACGAAACCAGAGAAAACTGTTGTTTCTCTCGGCTTGGCGCGAGCGGTTCCGTTGCCTGTGTTGATGCTGTTGAGGACACCGACAGGGCTGGCCGGGGGATATCTCTAGGCTCGGTCGTATTAGATGATACATTTGACATCTGCAGCAACACAGCTTGCTTCTGCGGTACTTCTCTTGGCTCGGTCGCATGAGATGATACATTTGACATCTGCAGCAACACAGCTTGCTTCTGCGGTACTTCTCTTGGCTCGGTCGCATGAGATGATACATTTGACATCTGCAGCAACACAGCTTGCTTCTGCGGTACTTCTCTTGGCTCGGTCGCATGAGATGACAGAATTGACATTTGCATCAACGGCGCCTGCTTCTGCAGCACATCTCTGGGTTCAGTCGCTTGAGCAGACAGACTGGACACCCGAAGAGGTACATGCTGCTCCTTTTCGTGAGAGCTTTGCACAGGTGTATGCGAGGCCTCATCAGAGACTGACTTGGACTCAAATACGCTTGACTCGGCCTCACTGTGTTCCTTGGGAACCGTCGACTGGGTGGACATAGCAGATGTCAACAACGCTCCTGGAATCAACAGATTCGATACAGAAGGCTCTTTCGGTTCTGTAGTCTGGTGAGAGACAGACGACATTCCTAGTAAAGGAGCGATTGTCTTTTCCACCACTGGCACAACAGGCTCAGTGCCTTGTGCGGAGAAACCTGACAGGCCAAGGGATGGGGGAGTAACATGTCGAGGCTCGGTGGCATGGGTAGACACCGATGACATAATTAAGGGGGTAACAGGTACCGCTCGCGGTGCTGTGTCTTGTGCGTGCAATGAAGAAAACGCGTGTAACGGTGCGATAGGAGCTCGTGGCTCGGTTCCTTGGGCGCACAAGGAAGACACAGCCAGCTGAGGTACCTTGAGAGCGCGTGGACTCGTGGTATGACCGGAAACAATTGAAAAATTAAGAGTAGGCGGGACCGCACGCTTGGGGTCAGTACCTTGAGAAGAAATGGAAGAGACACGGAGATCGGGACGAGGTGGAGCTCGTGGACTGGTGCCCTGTGAATGTAAGGAGGACATTTGCAATGTCGGTAGGTGTGTAGGCTGAGGTTCCGTAGTCTGGCTAGAAATTGAAGACAGTGTAACGGGCTGCGGAACATCTGGTTCAGTCATCATGCCTGAGTCTACCATCATCGGTCTTGAAATGTCAGAGTGCATGGCTGATTTCTGGAGCATGGGCTTTCTCGGCATATCTGGCGAAGAGTGACCTGCATACACCACACTGGATCGGCTGGGTGTACCTTCGACAGAGCtgccgtcgtcgtcgtcccCACTGAGGTCATTCAATTCCGCAAAGAGGCTCTTGCCTTGAGCAGGAGTATtctcgttgctgctgctgatgTAGCTAGCAGGAGAATCTCTCGACCCTGGCGGTGTGCCGACAAACATGTCTGGAACGCCCCTTGGTGTTGATCTGCGGGTGCTGCTGTCCCTCGGCCTCAACCTCAAACGAGAATTCTTATGGAGAATGGGTGTCCTGAAGTTGATCTCATCCTCGTCACCAGAAGCAGATGCTGTACTCCGGAAGGAGTTCATGCGATTCACACTCGCAATCGATGGTCGACTACGAAGTGTAGCAGCCTTGGTAGGGCTTTCGGTCTCGGTCAGCTGGTCACTGCTGTCTTCGTCCAGCGTCTCGGCCCCGGTCTGGAATGCATCTGACTCTGTTGTCATGCCGTCGCGTTCGTTGGCGGTCTCGAAAGCAGCATCTGATGTCTCGTTGGCAGTCTCAAACCCATTGTATGCAACAGTCCTAGATCCAACCGGAACCAATACTGGTGCGGAGCCTGATTGTTGCGGAGGCCGACTTGGAGTTTCGAGCACACTCTCTTGCTCCTCCCACTCGTCGTCCTCGACATCTTCTACAATCTCCTGTGTGCCAGTGCGGTATGCTCCAAGACGGTCGGGGCGAGCGGGCTTCTTGAACATTTCCTTATCGCTCTTCCTTCGCTTAGTGGCACTGCCGGGTCCAACCAGAGAGCGCGTGGTGTCCAGCTCGTCTCGGGCATCTTGAAGCATGCGCTTCAGCTCTATCTTCTCGGTCTTTTCACGGTGGATGTTGTTCTTGAGCTGTTGAATCATGCGGTGAGCGTGCTGGAGCGAGTGCTTCAAGGTCTCCGACTCGAGCTGACCATGACGGGGAGTAGCCTTGGCTGGAGATACGGGAGGCGAGTGCTCTGGAGTTCGATCATCATCATTTGcaccatcatcatcgccAGATGAGTTGTCGTCATGGCCACGCTCCTCAGATCTTGCACGGTACGAAATAGCCTTTGCCAGCTCCTGGTTCTTGGATGTGAGCTCTTCGACTTTGCGCTGCATTGCAATTTTCTCAGTCTCAGCCATGGCGGCACTACGGCGGAGACTGGAGAGTTCTGTCTCGTGCTGCTTGGTCTTGTTGACATGGTCGTCGTTGAGCTTCGAATACATTTGCTTCAGCTCCTCAACTTCCCTCTCCAGTGTTGACGCTTCTGAGCGAGCTTGGTTGAGCGCATGATTGAGGCGGTGTTCCTTATCCGCCGCCGCCTTGGATTGCGCTTCCGACTCGCGAACTTGAGTTTCCAGATTCCAGTTGACATCCTTGAGTCGCGACTCGCTCTCGTCTAGGGTACGGAGACGTTGAGACAGGCCTTCAACTTCAATTTCCAGTTGAGATCTGTCAAGATCAGCCGCCTTGAGGGCCTCATCTTTCTCAAGCAGGACAGCCTGGAGCTCCTTGAGTTGAGAAAGGAGAGACGTAGAGATTTCAGTTGCCAGGGCGATATCATTAATGCGGCTCGGCTGCTGGTTCCTCTGCTTTCGCGACGGGACGCTCACTTTGGTAGGCGAGGCGACGGATTCACTGGAGTAGATCGAAGCGCCGCCGATCGCGTCCGTCTCGCCGCTGGGCACGCGGGACTTTGGGAGAAAAGCACGAGCTGTCTCCCTGCCAACCTCGTTGAACTCCTTTTCCAGCTCAGCCAGTCGCTGGCGCAACTCGGGCCCGATGTCGTTGTCCTCCTGTTGATGCTCGACCTCCTGCAGTTTGTCCTCGAGCTCCTTCCGCTGTTGGACGAGCGCATTACCGAGATGCGATGTTTCCTGCAATCGGCGCGTCGTCTCGGCCAAATGGGCTTGCAGGGCCCGCTTTGCTTGCATGGGCGATCCGTTGAGATAGAGGGAAAATTGCGAATTATCAAAGGCCGAGTATCGTTGGCGGTGGTTGTCTTGCGGTGCCATGAGAAACGGGTCAGAGCCATTTCGGTGCTCCACCGAGAGCGCGCCCGGCGGAGGATTTGCTGCCGCCATGGTGTCGCTAATCGTGTGGTCCTACAGTCCCATTGCCCGCGTAGATTCGTTCGCTTCGACGGAGCCGGGGGAGATAGATATAGGAGCGGGCGTGGCGTGGCTTGGCGTGTAGGTAGTAGGTGTGGTGAAGGAGCAATCAAGGAGCGCGGAATGCGGCGAAAAGGGGTGGATGCGTGCGGTGGTAGCAGTGAGCAGAGTCGTTTGTGTGTTTCACTCAGCCAGGGCGAGGCCGGAATGCACAAAGACGTTTGGTGGAGGATGACGCGCAGGCAGGCAAAGGGAAGCACGGCGactgctggtgctggtgctcGATGGCGTTAGGGGTCAGACTAGAGAAAAGAAGCAAAGGCGCATTACCAGGCAGAGCCCAGGAACGACAACGAAAAAGAAACAACAAGGGAATGCCGAACGGGCTGGAGGGGCGACAGAGGCGACGGAGGAGGGACGACGAGAGCGCGGATGATGTTGTGCAGAGAGCGAAATGAAGCGACCGTGCGCGTTGACGCTTTCACGCTTTCAAGCAAGCCAGAGGTGCACCCACAACATCAATAGAGGTGCAGGTTCATGTACCCCACCGTAGGTTCGCGCCAGCCGCAGCAGCTGCGCACTTGATGCACGTCTCCATTTGACTACGTAGGCGTGCAGCGGGCCCCTCACCACTGCTAGGCCGAGGAAGGCGGTTTGTGTACGCGATTGGATCAGAAGGATTCCGAGGCGCGCGCCGCATTACCACAAGTACCATACATTCTCTGATAGCAGGGATATCTTGAAGGCATGAAAGGGGTGGTTGATACAGATTGGTACTCTCAGTCTGGCCAGTGGTGCTACTGGGATGCACATGTTTGCAACTTGTGTATACACAGGTTCACGTCTTTGTCCGACTGCTGCTAGGACGAGCATCGCCGAATATCCTGCCATTACCGCGCCACTTTCAAATCCCAACCCAAAGGCCCGAACGCTACAACCATGGCATTGTTGGAGGTACTGAAGTACGGCTCCAAATTACTTGACGATGATCTCGGTGCATCTCCCGACGCGCTGAGATGACCCAATCCATTGCGCCACTTCCCCAGATTACGTCACGTGCTGTGATTTCTCAGCCACACGTTTGGTGCAAGTTTACACGCTCAGTCCCACGCCAACCTCACTCACTACCAACCGCCTTTCATTCGACCCCGGCCTACACCATGGACACACCTGTAGTCAAATTCAAAAAGCGAGGAGCAAAAGCTGCGCCCCGCAAAGTCGCGCCGCCACCTCCCAACTCAGATTCAGATTTCTCGTCCGGGTCAGAGGCTGAAGGCGAAGATGGGCGCGTAGTGAAGCGGCGAAAGGTCAACAGCAACGCGCTCAAAGCATCGACAACAGATCAGCAAATCAAGCCAGAAGTAGAGGGCACGACCCAATACGCCGCGAATCGCTCGGCAGTAATAGAAGCAAGCAATGATGCGACCAAGCAATCCAACTGGTACGAAGAGGATGCCGATGAAGCTCTCAGCTCCAAGAATCTGCTCGGTACCACGCGAACCAAACCCACGACGTTCATCGAGAAGAATCCCGACGCCCCAAATCGCCAAGTAGGGCCCATGAAAGCATCAACGAATATACGCACAATCACCGTGACAGATTACACCCCAGATGTATGCAAGGACTACAAGCAGACAGGCTTCTGTGGTTTCGGCGACAACTGCAAGTTCCTCCACGCCCGTGAGGACTATGCGGCCGGCTGGAAGCTGGATCGCGAGTGGGAAATGTCCACCAAGGGCAAAAAGCCAGGAGGTACCGTTGTCGCCTCTGCGAACAAGGATAACAAAGAAAAGGATGAAGATGGCATTGATTTTGCGCTTCTGGAGAAGATACCATTTGCCTGCCTCATTTGCAAGAAGCCGTACAAGACCCCCATCATAACCAAGTGTGGCCACTACTTTTGCGAGGCGTGCGCTTTGAAGAGATACCGAAAGGATCCTACATGTGCGGCATGTAATGCAAAGACATATGGTGTTTTCAACGGCGCGAAAAACCTGCAAAAACTTCTGGAAAAAAAGCAGAAATGGGAggacaagaagaaggcagaggaggaagagaaggcaaaagaagaagagagcGGCGACTGAGGGTGTGGGGGGTGATTTTCACAAAAAACCCTTCGGATGGCAAAGAAGAAAACACTCGCCAAGACGCGCATTGGAGACGCCTCATGGCCTCATTCATCCATGCTCGGCCATCTTTCGTCCGCGCCATAGACGAATGTGGCGGTTATAGCACGAAGTGATGAGCGCAAAATCGCCGCCAGACCTAGTGACATTGTCCATGTCTACAACAGTTTATATCGGGGCTACTAGCAAGACAGAGCCAGCTGGTCATGGAACTGAGACCCTAGGACTGTGGTCGGAGTAATTGTATTGCATCCTATACAACGGGGAAAAGCGTGCTTCAGGGCGACTGTTACCAAGATTAAAGCCATGGGAGTCTTGTCACCTTTGTATAAAACAGACTCATCTTCAAGTAGATCTAGTTTATGCCAGAACCTCTCAATCACGGTATATATTTCAAACATGTCTAGTTACCCATAATTCCTACTGGAAATATATTGCTCAAGTCTCGTGATGTCGTGCCAGTTCTGACGCGCTAATGTTTGCAGTTTCCAGGGGTTAGCTGTCGAACTATTGCTGGAGGCTAACCAGGTACTCTCCTCTATTTTTACTTTTGATTGATTGTTAGATCGAACTACGCTTGCTAGCTGTCACCGGCCCGTAGCCTAAAAAGGGGGCCACGCTACGTGTGTATGTCTGACGGAAGTCGCGCCTGGTTCGAGAGACATGATAACGAGATTAATTCTCTCACACGCATAAAGTGAAGGACCCACAACACGTGATATGCCATGATAACGGAAGGCTTGGCGCACGTGCAAATTAAAGCCCCGTAGCGCGGAGATTGATCGGTAGAGCTGGGTGCACGTTCGCTACCGAGTGTTGCATCGGGGAACCCCTCCAGCCGTTCACGCTGGCTGGTCGGGAGCATGTGAACAGGACGATAACAGGCGCAAAGTGGGGGTCTTGACGGCTAAGGCGATGGAAAGCGCACACAGGCTCAGTGTGCTGGCGGCTGGAGAGAGCCGGGGCGTGTACGCGTGTTGTGGCAGCGTCGAGGTTGGCTATGTCGACGCCGAACGCTTCTAGAGCCGTTGATCTCTGCACGCGTTTGAGTAGCCCCACGGCACTACCGGTCTGAAGAGGCAAAGCGGGTGTTTGATAGTAACCAGAGTGAAAAGCGTTCAGATGGGATCCATGGGCGGCGTGCCCCTCATGACCGTCGGAGGACAGCAGAGATTTTAGAATCTAGAGTCCTGTCTTTGCCTCTTTCTCCGCCCCGTACGCCCGCGAGTGTTGCCGCCGCCCGTCCGCGTGAGCGTCTGTTGTTGCCGTTGCCGTTGCCTGGCGTGAGCCACAGCAAAGCAGTCCTGTGACCTCGCTCCCGTCCAATCGCCCGTTGGATTCCGAATGCGTCAGTCTCCGATTCCAGGTACGCGACGGGCCACTGCGACAATCGCAGGCGGCGCTGCATATAACCGCCCGCCATGAGTGCGACTGACGCTGCTCAGGTGCCGCCAAGTATTCATAACAATTCCCGCTCTATATAACCACAGAAAGGACCCAAAGTTGTGTGCCCGGCACTCGCCCAAAGCGGCTCCCATCCCGCCGATCAGAAGACTCACATACTCTCAAAACCCAGTCCATGCTTCTCAACGCCGACCCGACTCTGGCCGAGGTCCCAGGCTTCACCAGAGAGCAATTGGATGGCTTGGCCCGCAGTGTCGAGCTGAGGCGCCAGCAGCTCGAGCAGGACATTCAGCACTATATTAGGGCCAAGCAGCAAGAACTGCGCCAGCATGAGCAAGAGGTACCATCCATTTGCCTTTCTTTGATGACAATGCGTGCGAGGTGGCTGATTCGGGCCTAGCTTGTTAACCGGTACCGCTCAATGGAATGCGATCAACAATCAGCCTCTGCCCAAGGCACCTGCACTACTAATGCTGAGCACATTGTTACGTCGCCCGACCCGAGGGAGTCTGAGCCTGACCCAGACCCGGAGCCCGAAGAGAGGACCAGGCAGAAGAAGCACACCAAGGTGCACAAGCGGGAGAAGGAGCTCTATGGCTTAGTCACGCCAGTGTTCCTGCCACTACTCGACGCACGCGACACGTCGCccgagaagaagaagaagaagttgTCGAGGCCCGAGATTGTGCATCGTGCCTACAGCGCACCGAGCATATCCGAGGCGGGCGCATCGAGAGATGCCGAGCACGCCCAAGAGGACCGGAAGCCCAGGATGGATCCTAGGGACATGGATGGCATAGCACTGGGAGAGACCGTCAAAGAGAAGCAGTCCGCAGAcacagcagcaacagcagcaacagcagcagcagcagcagtagCAGCGAGGAAGTCGAAGCGCTCCACCATGAAGAAGTCAGCCCTGCGCCACAAGGACACGCCCCGGTCGCGATCTTCCCGCAAGAGAGTCAGTCTGGTTATCGACGGCCACACTGTCCTTCCAGCAGATACTGTCGACGAGCCGCCTCTCACATCACCCAGCAGCGAAGCTACATCGGCCTCCAATTCAACCGCCTCTCTCGACGACTTGATAGATCCGCGCCTCACGACACCAGAGACACCTGTCTATCTCGAGCACCGCGACGCCGTCCACCATAGCCTCCCACTCCCAATGACCAATGCGATTCGCTCAGCAACCAAAGCGCTCTCTGAAGCTCAAGCACCCATTTCAATTGCAGCCGACCACTCACCGCCCTCTCCGCGCTCCCCAAGCATATCTTTCACCGCCGCGCAAACAGCAACACGCTCATTCTTCGATCTGCCACCTATGAGCCAGCACGCACAGTCGATCCCAGAAACCGCCGGCTCTGAGCCCATCTACCCCAACTCGACCGCCACATCCGCCGAACTCGAAAGCGACGAGCTCGCCGACGAAGACCCAAATTTCAATACTTACGTAGGCGGTTTGCACGGCTCGGGCGTCGATGACGTAAACCAGGTGGGCAGCTACGGCTACCCGAGCAGTCT is a window from the Pyrenophora tritici-repentis strain M4 chromosome 7, whole genome shotgun sequence genome containing:
- a CDS encoding RING and CCCH-type Zn-finger protein, with amino-acid sequence MDTPVVKFKKRGAKAAPRKVAPPPPNSDSDFSSGSEAEGEDGRVVKRRKVNSNALKASTTDQQIKPEVEGTTQYAANRSAVIEASNDATKQSNWYEEDADEALSSKNLLGTTRTKPTTFIEKNPDAPNRQVGPMKASTNIRTITVTDYTPDVCKDYKQTGFCGFGDNCKFLHAREDYAAGWKLDREWEMSTKGKKPGGTVVASANKDNKEKDEDGIDFALLEKIPFACLICKKPYKTPIITKCGHYFCEAFQGLAVELLLEANQVLSSIFTFD
- a CDS encoding Tymo-45kd-70kd multi-domain protein, whose protein sequence is MKKSALRHKDTPRSRSSRKRVSLVIDGHTVLPADTVDEPPLTSPSSEATSASNSTASLDDLIDPRLTTPETPVYLEHRDAVHHSLPLPMTNAIRSATKALSEAQAPISIAADHSPPSPRSPSISFTAAQTATRSFFDLPPMSQHAQSIPETAGSEPIYPNSTATSAELESDELADEDPNFNTYVGGLHGSGVDDVNQVGSYGYPSSLGASYMESYMQNRPLSVERGRTQDKDKDDDNFMGDMDDF
- a CDS encoding Smc, Chromosome segregation ATPase, producing the protein MAAANPPPGALSVEHRNGSDPFLMAPQDNHRQRYSAFDNSQFSLYLNGSPMQAKRALQAHLAETTRRLQETSHLGNALVQQRKELEDKLQEVEHQQEDNDIGPELRQRLAELEKEFNEVGRETARAFLPKSRVPSGETDAIGGASIYSSESVASPTKVSVPSRKQRNQQPSRINDIALATEISTSLLSQLKELQAVLLEKDEALKAADLDRSQLEIEVEGLSQRLRTLDESESRLKDVNWNLETQVRESEAQSKAAADKEHRLNHALNQARSEASTLEREVEELKQMYSKLNDDHVNKTKQHETELSSLRRSAAMAETEKIAMQRKVEELTSKNQELAKAISYRARSEEQHSPPVSPAKATPRHGQLESETLKHSLQHAHRMIQQLKNNIHREKTEKIELKRMLQDARDELDTTRSLVGPGSATKRRKSDKEMFKKPARPDRLGAYRTGTQEIVEDVEDDEWEEQESVLETPSRPPQQSGSAPVLVPVGSRTVAYNGFETANETSDAAFETANERDGMTTESDAFQTGAETLDEDSSDQLTETESPTKAATLRSRPSIASVNRMNSFRSTASASGDEDEINFRTPILHKNSRLRLRPRDSSTRRSTPRGVPDMFVGTPPGSRDSPASYISSSNENTPAQGKSLFAELNDLSGDDDDGSSVEGTPSRSSVVYAGHSSPDMPRKPMLQKSAMHSDISRPMMVDSGMMTEPDVPQPVTLSSISSQTTEPQPTHLPTLQMSSLHSQGTSPRAPPRPDLRVSSISSQGTDPKRAVPPTLNFSIVSGHTTSPRALKVPQLAVSSLCAQGTEPRAPIAPLHAFSSLHAQDTAPRAVPVTPLIMSSVSTHATEPRHVTPPSLGLSGFSAQGTEPVVPVVEKTIAPLLGMSSVSHQTTEPKEPSVSNLLIPGALLTSAMSTQSTVPKEHSEAESSVFESKSVSDEASHTPVQSSHEKEQHVPLRVSSLSAQATEPRDVLQKQAPLMQMSILSSHATEPREVPQKQAVLLQMSNVSSHATEPREVPQKQAVLLQMSNVSSHATEPREVPQKQAVLLQMSNVSSNTTEPRDIPRPALSVSSTASTQATEPLAPSREKQQFSLVSSHATEPLMPQLPVLQMSGFSSWSTDPVEVPKAAPRQLSPVFFQGSSPVEPSRPAPPSFSVFSSQTTEPIAPKASALASFSSVTAQGTEPVQPIQQTPQVSAISALQTEPVDASGSVHQFSDVRTVHDNQPESPTLPAFLPSPAPRPSTANRVEIPAMSLSSLATQGTEPLSPSRPVTAQRAVVTSSTTTASQTEATENQDSTMPKLSYLNTVQPSNRGTSSETYTSPTESRDARVPLGALSTNAVLKRPRAPMADGGTQTMVSAEQIDKLLLARSQRWSSLINTAAVERALSTPESPTRREANESNRNLRRPGSSGSMRSRTATPPPLPSDHREAIAAASLRPMSPGSLGTMGPPSKPASAYKKRPHTPTIKTSSNTLTPTPKTGGTTPRVRRQSHRSGASSPLSHRSSLSSFTSELDQRFNIPGGPSFAANEIPTGATDKRMIQAITQTMIGEYLWKYTRKTGREGMSENRHRRFFWIHPYTRTLYWSDRDPQSADKSTLKAKSVAIESVFEVDDPNPLPPGLHQKSLLVITPGRSMKFTATTGQRHETWYNALNYLCQRVEDSGEQPEKTVPPVPQLEQERESKKQPSGEIDTEFNAGYGSMSRQTGRSRASYAIRHEASREHTQVPTIRQSTVKQHRASSIEPPAHGSIGRFSMLRPSVSAMRGSFASRRNSRTESATYEEPSPSALELSRDIYEHVQERDEDYIMPNVRACCDGKHDVAHLHQHTIKARHSSASVSKPSLFSMSSRAQSRTESRTESRTESRTESRTEGRHEMETANYGAGA